One genomic segment of Arachis duranensis cultivar V14167 chromosome 4, aradu.V14167.gnm2.J7QH, whole genome shotgun sequence includes these proteins:
- the LOC107483041 gene encoding phosphoglycolate phosphatase 2 (The sequence of the model RefSeq protein was modified relative to this genomic sequence to represent the inferred CDS: added 1 base not found in genome assembly), translating to MNSCQVLSRENLTHLLDSVDTFLFDCDGVIWKGDNLIDGVSETLDFLRSKGKKLVFVTNNSLKSRAQYALKFHFLGISVSPDEIFSSSFAAAMYLKLYNFPPQNKVYVIGGDGILEELRLAGFNAFGGPADANKTVDLKQNIFFEHDKSVGAVVVGIDPNINYYKLQYGTLCIRENPGCLFIATNRDAVGHMTAWQEWPGAGCMVAAMCGSTQKEPIVVGKPSTFMMDFLLQKFNVSCSKMCMVGDRLDTDILFGQNAGCKTLLVLSGCTTQSALQDPSNNIHPDFYTSKISDMLDLLEA from the exons tgaaCAGTTGCCAGGTTCTATCACGTGAGAATCTGACTCACCTGCTGGATTCCGTGGACACCTTCCTCTTCGACTGCGATGGCGTCATTTGGAAGGGAGATAACCTCATCGACGGCGTTTCTGAAACCCTCGACTTTCTTCGTTCCAAGGGCAAGAAGCTCGTCTTCGTCACCAACAACTCCCTCAAGTCACGTGCTCAGTACGCCCTCAAGTTTCACTTTTTAGGGATTTCTGTTTCCCCG GATGAGattttctcctcctcttttgcAGCTGCCATGTACTTGAAGCTCTACAATTTCCCTCCTCAAAACAAG GTTTATGTAATTGGAGGGGATGGTATACTGGAGGAGTTGCGCCTTGCTGGCTTCAATGCGTTCGGTGGTCCG GCAGATGCCAATAAAACAGTGGACCTGAAGCAGAACATCTTTTTTGAACACGATAAGAGT GTTGGGGCTGTAGTGGTTGGCATTGATCCTAACATTAACTATTACAAGCTTCA GTATGGAACCCTTTGCATACGTGAGAATCCGGGATGCCTTTTCATTGCTACCAACCGTGATGCAGTTGGACATATGACTGCTTGGCAAGAATGGCCTG GTGCTGGGTGTATGGTTGCTGCTATGTGTGGATCAACCCAGAAGGAGCCTATAGTAGTTGGAAAACCATCAACCTTTATGATGGACTTTTTACTCCAGAA ATTCAACGTAAGTTGCTCCAAGATGTGCATGGTGGGCGATAGACTAGATACCGATATATTGTTTGGACAGAATGCTGGTTGCAAAACTCTTCTTGTTCTATCTG GTTGCACAACTCAATCAGCTCTGCAAGATCCTTCAAATAATATTCACCCTGATTTTTACACAAGCAAGATTTCTGATATGCTTGACTTATTGGAAGCATAA
- the LOC107483042 gene encoding serine/threonine-protein kinase D6PKL2 translates to MDSKTSARALPKHHHNTTKTGKLEPTAPEGSLKSTQNTTKKDTGEIPGSKNLGASVQKVSADSLSHKLAAATIGTSSTVLAKASREADHGINESLGSLENSADQEKKISEYGSVKSSSVSAKVSDGASSLAKTSGSAKISDRVDFVESGKSSICRGSTSSDVSDESTCSSFSSTVNKPHKANDLRWEAIQAVRSRDGALGLGHFRLLKRLGCGDIGSVYLSELSGTKCYFAMKVMDKGSLASRKKLLRAQTEREILQSLDHPFLPTLYTHFETEKFSCLVMEFCPGGDLHTLRQKQPGKHFPEQAVKFYVAEVLLALEYLHMLGIVYRDLKPENVLVRDDGHIMLSDFDLSLRCAVSPTLVKSASMDTEPLRKNPVYCVQPACIEPTSCIQPSCVAPTTCFSPRLFSSKSKKDRKPKNEIGNQVSPLPELIAEPTEARSMSFVGTHEYLAPEIIKGEGHGSAVDWWTFGIFLYELLFGKTPFKGSGNRATLFNVVGQPLRFPEAPVVSFAARDLIRGLLVKEPQHRLAYKRGATEIKQHPFFEGVNWALIRCATPPEIPKPVEFEKIPSPASSASEKAVNHMSIANQKGSDNYLEFDFF, encoded by the exons ATGGACTCGAAAACTAGTGCTAGAGCTCTCCCAAAACATCATCACAACACAACGAAGACGGGCAAACTGGAGCCGACTGCTCCGGAAGGTTCTTTGAAGTCTACACAGAACACAACGAAGAAGGATACTGGGGAGATTCCGGGAAGCAAGAACTTGGGAGCTTCGGTCCAGAAGGTGTCTGCTGATTCCTTGAGTCATAAACTTGCTGCTGCCACTATTGGTACTTCCTCGACTGTTCTTGCCAAAGCATCTAGAGAAGCGGATCACGGCATTAATGAGAGCTTAGGCTCACTGGAGAACTCTGCTGATCAAGAGAAAAAGATATCAGAATATGGAAGTGTGAAGAGCAGTTCTGTATCTGCGAAAGTTAGTGATGGGGCTAGCAGTCTCGCAAAGACAAGTGGGAGTGCTAAGATCAGTGATCGAGTCGACTTTGTTGAGAGTGGTAAGAGCAGTATCTGCAGAGGAAGTACAAGCAGTGATGTGAGCGATGAGAGTACTTGTAGTAGCTTTAGCAGCACCGTAAACAAGCCCCATAAGGCCAATGACTTGAGATGGGAAGCTATCCAAGCTGTTCGATCTAGAGATGGGGCGTTGGGTTTAGGTCACTTTAGACTGCTGAAGAGGTTGGGTTGTGGGGATATTGGGAGTGTATATCTCTCTGAGTTGAGTGGAACTAAATGTTATTTTGCAATGAAGGTAATGGACAAAGGGTCCTTAGCGAGTCGGAAAAAGCTACTTCGTGCTCAGACAGAACGAGAAATCCTGCAATCGCTGGACCATCCCTTTCTTCCAACTTTGTATACCCATTTTGAGACAGAGAAGTTCTCATGCTTGGTAATGGAATTCTGCCCCGGCGGAGACCTCCATACACTGAGGCAGAAGCAACCAGGGAAGCATTTTCCTGAGCAGGCAGTAAA GTTTTATGTGGCGGAGGTCCTACTGGCTTTGGAGTACCTTCACATGCTTGGGATCGTCTACCGTGACCTTAAACCGGAAAATGTCTTGGTTAGGGATGATGGTCATATTATGCTCTCTGACTTCGACCTTTCGCTCCGCTGTGCTGTTAGCCCAACTCTTGTTAAAAGTGCGTCCATGGATACCGAGCCTCTAAGAAAGAATCCTGTTTATTGTGTCCAGCCAGCATGTATTGAGCCGACTTCCTGTATCCAGCCATCCTGTGTTGCTCCTACTACATGCTTTTCACCTCGGCTcttttctagtaaatcaaagaaGGACCGGAAACCCAAAAATGAAATTGGCAACCAAGTGAGTCCCTTGCCGGAGCTCATTGCAGAGCCTACTGAGGCTCGGTCTATGTCATTTGTCGGAACCCATGAATACTTGGCACCTGAGATCATTAAAGGCGAAGGTCACGGAAGTGCAGTTGATTGGTGGACTTTTGGAATCTTTCTATATGAGCTCTTGTTTGGTAAAACTCCTTTTAAGGGATCCGGGAACCGAGCTACATTGTTTAATGTTGTAGGTCAGCCTCTGCGGTTTCCTGAAGCACCTGTTGTGAGTTTCGCGGCGAGGGATCTCATAAGAGGGTTGCTCGTAAAAGAACCTCAGCACAGATTGGCATATAAACGAGGTGCTACCGAGATCAAGCAGCATCCCTTTTTCGAAGGTGTGAACTGGGCATTGATCCGCTGCGCTACCCCACCCGAGATCCCCAAGCCTGTAGAGTTCGAGAAGATACCTTCCCCAGCCTCGTCTGCCAGCGAAAAGGCCGTCAATCACATGTCAATAGCGAATCAGAAGGGTTCGGATAATTATCTGGAGTTTGATTTCTTCTAG
- the LOC107483043 gene encoding LOW QUALITY PROTEIN: U-box domain-containing protein 35 (The sequence of the model RefSeq protein was modified relative to this genomic sequence to represent the inferred CDS: deleted 2 bases in 1 codon) encodes MSSATLLTESLHSMHQSSDEGAKSTMGSSQMFNNYYGIITSSSSEIVEIEEEEEQDMKTSKLYLNNDAPRTMSRISEGKSSEEEESVYVAVGKSETSMEALTWTLKNLATTSSTMLYLIHVFPEIKHIPNPLGMGMIPKSQVSGEQVETYMAQERAKRRHLLHKFLQTCSACKVKVDTILIESDFVAKAILDLIPILHITKLVLGLNKSQLRKLRSRKGNGIADQVLQSAPEMCKVRIVCEGKEISENITGSGLGSVTLSFSSCHFHAP; translated from the exons ATGTCCTCTGCAACATTATTAACCGAGTCCTTGCATAGTATGCACCAATCATCAGATGAAGGTGCTAAATCCACCATGGGAAGTTCCCAAATGTTCAACAATTACTATGGAATCATCACTAGTAGTAGTAGTGAGATAGtagagatagaagaagaagaagaacaagacaTGAAGACATCAAAATTGTACCTTAATAATGATGCTCCTAGGACTATGTCAAGAATTAGTGAAGGGAAGAGTagtgaggaagaagaaagtGTTTATGTAGCAGTTGGTAAGAGTGAGACAAGCATGGAAGCTCTAACATGGACTCTCAAGAACTTGGCTACTACCTCATCTACCATGCTTTATCTCATCCATGTTTTTCCTGAGATCAAACACATTCCAAATCCAT TGGGAATGGGAATGATCCCAAAGAGCCAAGTGAGTGGTGAGCAAGTAGAGACCTACATGGCCCAAGAAAGAGCCAAGAGAAGACACCTCCTTCATAAGTTCCTCCAAACTTGTTCTGCTTGCAAGGTTAAGGTGGACACCATTCTCATTGAGAGTGATTTTGTTGCAAAGGCTATATTGGACTTGATCCCCATTCTTCATATTACAAAACTAGTTCTTGGACTCAACAAATCCCAATTAAG AAAACTAAGATCAAGAAAAGGGAATGGCATAGCAGATCAAGTACTTCAGAGTGCACCAGAAATGTGCAAGGTGAGAATTGTGTGTGAAGGGAAGGAAATTAGTGAAAACATAACTGGATCAGGGTTAGGTTCA GTCACCCTCTCCTTCTCCTCATGCCACTTCCATGCCCCATAA